In a single window of the Gossypium hirsutum isolate 1008001.06 chromosome A13, Gossypium_hirsutum_v2.1, whole genome shotgun sequence genome:
- the LOC107895174 gene encoding mediator of RNA polymerase II transcription subunit 23-like, protein MFWVVSYTMAQPACETVMNWLSSGGVTELLPEANVQPNERFMVMREVSPLPISLLSGFSMNLYLKLVFQMEESLFAGQVVPSIAMVETYTRLLLIAPHSLICSHFSHLAQRNASLLSKPAVTLLVLEIVNYRLLPPYSFRLSFLIPEDFCALCFILLLLYISLIIFQLQISLIFPRSVPCPILH, encoded by the exons ATGTTTTGGGTTGTCTCCTACACGATGGCGCAGCCAGCTTGTGAAACGGTCATGAATTGGTTATCTTCTGGTGGAGTTACAGAGTTGTTACCTGAAGCAAATGTACAGCCCAATGAGAGATTCATGGTGATGCGGGAAGTTAGTCCATTGCCTATTTCACTGTTATCTGGCTTTTCAATGAATCTTTATTTGAAGTTGGTCTTTCAAATGGAAGAATCTTTATTTGCTGGGCAG GTTGTTCCTAGTATTGCTATGGTTGAAACATACACCAGATTGTTGCTCATTGCACCTCATTCGTTAATTTGTTCGCACTTCAGT CATTTGGCACAGAGGAATGCTTCTTTATTGAGCAAGCCTGCGGTGACACTTCTGGTGCTTGAAATTGTCAACTATCGTCTGCTTCCACCGTACAG TTTCAGATTGAGCTTTCTGATTCCTGAGGATTTCTGTGCCCTTTGCTTTATATTGCTATTGCTTTATATTTCTCTGATCATTTTCCAGCTCCAGATCTCCTTGATCTTTCCTAGATCAGTTCCATGCCCCATACTTCACTGA
- the LOC121212496 gene encoding ATP synthase subunit d, mitochondrial, whose translation MLVIRFGWSFEGFTVTNVIYSSIAGVEIPKFVDTVTPQYKPKFDELLVELKEAEEKSLKESERLEKEIAEVQELKQKISTMTADEYFEKHPELKKKFDDEIRNDYWGY comes from the exons ATGCTTGTTATAAGGTTTGGATGGAGTTTTGAGGGATTCACCGTTACAAATGTTATATACTCTTCCATTGCAGGTGTAGAGATCCCCAAGTTTGTTGACACCGTCACTCCTCAATACAAACCAAAATTTGATGAATTG CTTGTAGAATTGAAAGAGGCAGAGGAGAAATCCTTGAAAGAGTCTGAGCGATTGGAGAAAGAAATTGCCGAGGTTCAAGAACTTAag CAAAAGATCAGCACCATGACCGCAGACGAGTACTTTGAGAAACATCCAGAGCTTAAAAAGAAATTCGATGATGAGATCCGGAATGACTACTGGGGCTATTGA
- the LOC107895177 gene encoding mediator of RNA polymerase II transcription subunit 23-like: MFWVVSYTMAQPACETVMNWLSSGGVTELLPEANVQPNERFMVMREVSPLPISLLSGFSMNLYLKLVFQMEESLFAGQVVPSIAMVETYTRLLLIAPHSLISFGTEECFFIEQACGDTSGA, encoded by the exons ATGTTTTGGGTTGTCTCCTACACGATGGCGCAGCCAGCTTGTGAAACGGTCATGAATTGGTTATCTTCTGGTGGAGTTACAGAGTTGTTACCTGAAGCAAATGTACAGCCCAATGAGAGATTCATGGTGATGCGGGAAGTTAGTCCATTGCCTATTTCACTGTTATCTGGCTTTTCAATGAATCTTTATTTGAAGTTGGTCTTTCAAATGGAAGAATCTTTATTTGCTGGGCAG GTTGTTCCTAGTATTGCTATGGTTGAAACATACACCAGATTGTTGCTCATTGCACCTCATTCGTTAATTT CATTTGGCACAGAGGAATGCTTCTTTATTGAGCAAGCCTGCGGTGACACTTCTGGTGCTTGA